The DNA sequence GTCAGGCATTTCCCAAGGCACCTGGTCAGTGTAGCCGGTCAGGATGAACAGGGGCTGGTCGTTGCGGAACACGATGCCGCCATCCATGCGACCGCGCTTGCCGGTCCCCCCCTTGTGCGCCACCTTGGTGTCTGAGGGCAGCAGAGAAGCCATTTTTGTCCGTAACTTCTGCCAGCTCAAGACCTCGATGGCGAAGGCGCATTGTTGTGGCGTGCAGCCCAGACGCTGCGCGACCTCAGGATCGGTACTGCCCTTGAGGATCAGGTCATAGAGCAATCCCTGGTCGCAGGCACTGATGGTGGTGACTTCGTCGAGCTTGTGATCGGTCGGCATATCCGGGCGCGGCACCGAGTTCCGGTGGAGCGTATTACGCATTCCGATGGAATGGCAGAATTCATTGACCTCATCCAGGCTGATGCGCTCCATCACCATGGCCGTGCAGACGTTGTCGCTGACGATGATCATCTGGACCAGGGCGTCGCGCAGGCTGATGGTGAACCCGGGCGTGAGGAACTTGAACGTACCCGAGACCACGCCTTTGCGCAGCCGTTCCTCGTACAGGATGGGGGCATTGAGATCGAGCCGGCCCTGGTTGATGGCCCGCAGCACGGCCATCAGGATCGATGTCTTGCGGGTGCTTCCCGACGGAAATGCGACATGTCCATCGCGATCAGCCTCTTCACCGGTGACCAGGTTCTTGAAATACCAGGCGGTCACATAGGGTTGCTCATCGCAGATGGCGTTGAGGCGCGCTACCAGATCTTGCATCTTGATTTCCTTTTTAGACAATTTCAGATTCGGTGCAACGTGAGGAGAAGGCGGTCCCACCTTACGGCGCCCGCTTGGCCGACGACTCCTGGTTCATCTCTTGCGTCAGGTGTTCGGCCAGCGAACCCAGGAAGCTGCTCAGGTCATGCTGCAGCCGGTCGAACCCCTCATGTTTCTCGCAACGCTTCTCGTTCATGTAGACACTGCGCTTGATTTCGATCTGGATGCTATGCCGTGCCTGCGTTGGCGCTCCGTAATGCTGGACGATGTAGCCGCCCTGGTAAGGAGTATTGATCCTGACGCGGTAGCCGCGCCGGTCAAACTCACTGGCGATCCACTCCGTCAGTGCACTGCTGGCAGAGATACCCTTGCGGTCGCTGACCACGATATCGGGACGTTCTGCACCATTGTCCACGTTCATGGCGTTGCCCACCGACTTCATCGAATGGCAGTTGATGTGCCAGACTCGACCGAAGCGTTGTACGGATTCATCGAGCAGCGCCTGCAAGACAGTGTGGTAAGGCTGGTAGTAATGGCGCAATCTGTGTTGTACCTCTTCAATGTCCAGCTTGCCCGGATACATGGGGATGCCCGGCAACGCATGGCGCCGGATCAGGCCCATACCACGACTGCACGCGGCTGAAGGCGTCACTGTATCGGGCCAGGGCTGCACCAGCATGTCCTGGTCGATATCGTCGGGGGCGCGATTGGGATCGATGTAGGCGCGCGGAAATCGAGCCGACAGCAAGGCGCCTCCGACCGACGGCGTGTAGTCCCATAATTCATCGACGAAAGCATCCCAGGTCGTCTGCAAAGCATCGGCAGGCGCGACGATGCCGCTGTTGAAGGGATAGAGCGTGCCGCTGTGGGGCGAATCGACTACCAGCGGCAACTGGGCCTCGCTCACTCCGGGGCGCTGTAGTGCATACACTTGATTGACTGACTTGATCATTGCTTTTTCCGTTGGTCGCTTCGACGCCATCAGGCGCCATTGAGATGGCAGGCTGACCAGTGGCCATCACCGATGCTGCGCAACATCGGCCGCTCCTGGCTGCAGCGAAGCATGGCGCGTGGGCAGCGCGGGTGAAAGGTACAACCGGCAGGTGGATTGAGCGGACTGGGCAGCTCACCCTGGATCGGCCGGTGATCCACCACCTTGGCATCAAGCCGTGGTGCATCGGCCATCAGCGCCTGGGTATAGGGATGATTGGGCCGTGCGAACACCGACCGCTTGTCGGCAATCTCCACGATGCGGCCGAGATACATGATGGCCACTCGGTCCGCGATGTATTCCACCACGGCCAGGTTATGGCTGATGAAGAGGTAGGTCAGTTGCTTGGTCTCGCGCAGTTCCATGAACAGGTTGAGAATCTGCGCCTGCACCGAGACGTCCAGCGCCGAGACGGCCTCGTCGCAAACGATGAACTTTGGATCCAGTGCCAGCGCCCGCGCAATTGCAATGCGCTGGCGTTGTCCGCCCGAGAACTGGTGCGGGTAACGTCCGGCATAGGACGGGTCCAGACCGACCTGCTTGAGCAGATCGGCAACGAAGGCCGAGGCATTCTTACGCTCCACCAGGCCGTGATACACGGCCGCTTCGCTGATGACCTGATCGATGCGCTGGCGGGGGTTGAGCGAGGCATACGGATTCTGGAACACCATCTGGATATTCAGATGTGTCTGCAGACTCGGCTTGGTCATATCCTCGCCTTCAAAGGAGAGACTGCCACTGGTAGCCGGCAGCAGGCCGGCGATCATCCTGCCCACAGTGGACTTGCCACAGCCCGATTCACCGACCAGCCCCAGCACTTCACCGCGCTCTATGCTCAGCGATACTTCGTTGACTGCGTACACCCTTTGCGCCGGCGGCTTGGTCAGTCCTAGCTTGCCCATCACGCGGGTGAGCCCGCTGCTCTTGAGGCTGAAGCTCTTGCTCAATTCATTGGTCGTCAGCATTGTCGTCATCCTCATGCGCTCAGTGGGTAGAAGCAGCGATGTTCTCGCCCGCCTGCGGCAACTACCGGTGGAATGGTCTGGCAAGCTCGTTCTGCACGGCTGCAGCGCGGCGCGAACGCACACCCGGGCGGCAGGCGCAGCAAGGGCGGCGTCGCACCAGGAATGGAATAGAGCCGCTTGCCCTGGTACTCGGCCTGCGGCAGCGAATCGATCAATCCTCGCGTGTAAGGATGCAGCGGCTGCTGGATCACCTGCTGTACGGGGCCGCGCTCGATGATACGGCCGGCATACATCACGCACAGATCGTCGGCCAGATCCTTGACCACACTGATGTCATGCGTGATCCAGATCAGGGCCGTCCCACTTTCTCGCGCCAGTTGTTTCATTTCGTACAGAATCTGCGCCTGGATCGTCACATCCAGGGCCGTGGTCGGCTCATCGGCGATGATCAGATCAGGATGATTGATGATGGCATTGGCGATGGCCACGCGTTGCCGCATCCCGCCGGACATCTCGTGCGGATACACACGCATACGTTCTTCAGGGGCCGGGATGCCGACCCGCCGCAAGGCATCGCAGACCCGGGTCTCGATCTCCTTGCGTGACGCCTTGCGATGGATTGCAATGGTCTCGCCCAGTTGTGCGCCGATGCGCATGACCGGGTTCAGGGACATCATCGGATCCTGGAACACCATCGCAATGCGATCCCCGCGCAGCTGACTCCAGCGCTTGGCGCTGGCTTCCCGCAGGTTCTCGCCCTTGAAGATGATCTCGCCGCCCGAGATGCGGCCCGGTGCATCAATCAGATTCATCAGCGAGAAGGCGGTCACCGACTTGCCCGACCCGGATTCGCCGACGATACCCAATACCTTCCCTTTTTCCAGCGTGAACGAGACATCATCCAGCGCCTTGGCCACGCCCGCTCCCGTGTGGAATTGTGTGACCAGATTCCTGACTTCCAGCAGTGCCATCTTCGCTCCTTATACGTCCAGTTTGGGGTTGAGAACCAAGCGCAGTTGGTCGCCCACCAGACTCACCGCCATGACCAGCAATACCAGCGCCACACCAGGGAAGACGCTGATCCAGTACTGGTTCGAGAGCATGTAGTCAAAACCGTTGGAAATGAGCAGACCCAGTGAGGGCTTGGTCTGGGGCAGGCCGATACCCAGAAAACTCATGGTCGCCTCCAGCGTGATGGCATTGGCCATCTGGTTGGTAGTAGTGACGATCAGCGGCGCCACGCAGTTGGGCAGCACATGGCGGAACATGATGCGACGTGCCGGCAACCCTTGGCCCAGGGCTGCCTCGATGTAGTCCTTGCCACGCTCCACCAGTGCCGCGCCACGCACATTGCGCGCGAAGATAGCCCACTGCACCAGCACCAGCGCCATCAGCGTCTTGTCCACCCCCTGCCCCAGTACGGCCAGCAACACCAGCGCCACCAGGATCGTCGGCACACTCAGTTGCACATCGACGATACGCATGAGCAAGGCATCCACCTTGCCACCAAAGTAGGCCGAGATCAGCCCCAGGCTGGTGCCCAGCACCAGCGCCACCAAGGCGCTGGCCACCCCGATACCCAGGCTGATGCGCAAGCCATAGAGAATGGCGCTGAGCATGTCGCGACCGGCACCGTCGGTGCCCAGCACGTAGCGCATGGTGTGGTCGGTACTGAGGGTTCCGGGACTGCGTTCGGCTTCCAGGATGGACACCTTGGTCAGGTCATAGGGGTCCTGCGGAGCAATCAGCGGTGAGGCCACCGCCGCCACGACCATGAGGGCCAGCAGCAGCGCCGCTGCCGTGCCGATGCGGCTCTTGAAGAAACGCCTGGCCAGCACGCGCCAAGGCGACTCCGACGCCCGTGCATCCCCCACCGGCCTGGCTGCGCCATCCGTGGGCTCAACCTGCGCTGCCAGCACTCCTGTCTCGATATCATTGATCATCATTATGTTTGCCTCTTCAAGCCGATTTGGTCCGCAAGCGCGGGTCCAGGATCAGATACAGTACGTCCACCACGAAATTGATCACCACATAGAGCAGCAAGACCACCATCAAGTAGGCCACCACCACCGGTCGGTCCAACTGCAGCACCGAATCGATGATCAGCTTGCCCATGCCCGGCCACGCAAAGATGGTTTCCGTGATCAGGGAAAAGGCGATCAAGTGACCGAACTCGATTCCCATGACCGTCACGATGGGAATCATCACGTTGGGGGCGATATGTCGCATCATCAACCGCACGGCGCCCACACCTTTGGCGCGCGCAAACTTGACGTACTCCTGCACCGCCACCTCGCGGGTGCCAGCTTCAGTCATGCGCATGACCAGGGCGATGTTGTGCAGGGCCAGCGTACAGGCTGGCAGCACGATGTATTTCAACCCTTCCCAACTGAGAAAGCTCACCTGCACCCCCAGCAGCGAAGTGGTCGGCCCGCGTCCGCCGGAGGGGAGCCAGCCCAGGTTGACCGAAAACACCAGAATCAGGATCAGACCCAGCCAGAACACGGGCACGGTCACGCCCAGCACCGAAAATCCCATGGCCAACTTGTGTACCCGACTACCGGGACGCAAGCCGGACCACATGCCCAGCGGAATGCCGATCACGGCCGACAGCAGCAAGGCCGCCACGGCCAGCTCGAAGGTAGCCGGCATACGTTCCAGGATCAGACCGATGGCCGGCTGGTTGAAGACAAAGGAGTTGCCCAGATCGCCATGCAGCGCATTGCTCACGAATCGCAGGTATTGCTGATACATCGGCAGATCCAGCCCGAGCGCATGGGTGGCGCGCTGTATCTCTTCCAGTGGAGCATCCGGCGCCACCAGCAAATGAATGGGATTACCCACCAGATTGATCCCGACGAAGGCCAGGATCGACATGACAAAGATCACCAGCACGCTTTGCAGCGCACGCCTCAACAACATCTCAAACATCGTTCCGCTCCCATGTCGAATTCACGCCGGACCCTTCCCGCTCAATCAGGAGCCTGTCGCTCCAGCACCTCGAAGATCATGATACGCTGTATCAATCAGCGATACTATATATTATCAAGCGATACCGTGTCAAACAAAGATCATCATCTGAAACATCTTTTTTCACACTGGAATTCCAGGCGAAAACCCATACCCAGAGCGGGATTGCGATTATTCCCGCGCCGTGCGAAGATGCCCTGCCTCAAGGAGAGCCCGTGGTTCACCCAAAGAAAAAAGGGAGCGCAATTTGCACTCCCTTTTTTGTCTTTCATGCCAACGTCCTTACTTCTGACGGATATCCATCGCCATCGTGAAACCGTCCGCGCGCGGTGTCAGCACCAAGCTCTGCTTCATCGCCCAGAATGCATTGAGGTGCTGCAGGGGAATGATGGCGACATCGGTCAAGGCAAGACGGCTCGCCTGCCGTTGCAGATCCTCCCGCGCAGCATCGTCAGTGGTGCCGGCCGCACGTTCGATGAGGGCATCCACCTCCTTATTGCTGTAGCGGCCATAGTTGCTGACACCGAGCGAGGTTGCGGCGTTGTAGCTGTGAATGATCGAGACCAGCCCCGTCAGCGAATCGCCGGTCACCGCCCCGTTGCCTACCAGGAAAGCACTGAATTCGGGCTCGCCATTGGCACCGCTACCGAAGGCGCGCGTCTGGAACACCGAATAAGGCATGGTCGCGACATCGGTCCTGATACCCACTTGACTCCATTGCTGGGCGACGGCCTCGCACAACCTGGCATCATTGACGTAGCGATTATTGGGGCAATGCAAGGTCAGCTGGAAACCCTGCGGATAGCCTGCCTGCGCCAGTAACTCCCTGGCCTTGGCGGCATCGTAGCCGGGTAGCTTCAGTTCCGGGTCATAGCCGAAGAATCCCTTGGGCACCAGTTGCTGGGCCGCCGTCGCATCGTCCTTCATGAGGTACTTGATGATGCCATCGCGATTGATGGCCATCATCATCGCCTGACGCACCTTGAGATCCTTCATGGGATTCTTCTTCAAGGGCGCGCCCGTCACATCGCGCACGAAGGGCGAAATATCACGGAACTGATCCAGCGCCAGGTAGTTGAGCATGTAGGACGTCACCGAGACCAATTTGAAGGCACGCAACGACCTTTCCATGTTGGCAGTGATATCGTTGATGATATCCACCGAGCCGGAGAGCAAGGCGGCTGCCCGTGCCGGTTCGCGTGGAATGAACTGGAAGCTCACGCTATCCCAGGGCTCCTTCTCGCCCCAGTACGATGGATTCTTGTTGAGCACCAGTTTCTGTCCATGCAACCAACTGCCGAAGCGATAGGGGCCGGTGCCGATGGCCGATTTGCCATTGGCAAAACTCTCTTCGCTGACGTGCTCACCCAGGGACTTGGGCAGGATGGCGATGAGGCCGAGATTATCGGGCAGAGTCGGGCTGACATGCTTGGTCTTGACCTGCACGGTCAAGGGCCCGCTGACGCTGATTGCGCTCACTTCGCGCAGGTAGGAACGGAAGGTGCGCGGCCCCGAGAGGTTCATGGCGCGTTCGATGGAATATTTCACGTCCTCGGCCGTCATGGTCTGCCCGTCATGAAACTTGACGTCCGGCCGCAACTTGAATTCCCAGGTGGTCGGATTGATCATGCGCCACGACAGCGCCAGGCTGGGCTTGGGACGGAGTTGATGATCCTGTGCCACCAGGGAATCATAGACATGGGCCCAGATGTTGCGGTTGGCACTATTGAGGACGTGCGGATCGGCCGAGGTAATTTCTGCCTTGAACCCGATCTTCAGTTCAGCCGCCTGCGCGACCGTCCCCAGCAGCCCAACGACGATACAGGCTGCGGCAAATACTTTCCTCACTACCTTGAACATGTTACGACCCTCTCCTTGACTTCGTTAAACAGTTGACCATGTCTGACTCGGCTCTCAACGATATCCCAGATTCATGGACAGTTGGCGCGCCGCTTCCCGCAGCATTCCCGCCGTCGCCGCGACATCCTCGTCACGGATACGGCTGGCCGGACCTGCCACGCTGAGGGCGGCCATCACCTCGGCTTTGGCATTGAAGACGGGCGCTGCAATGGCCACCGAATCGGCCGACATCTCGCCGTAGGAGACGGCATGTCCCGTCTGCAGGACCTTGGCAATGGCCTGCTTCAGGCTACTGCGATTGACCAGCGTGGCGCTGGTGAAGCGCTTGCGCTCAGTACGCAGGACATGGTCCTGGATCTCCCTGGGAGCATAGGCCAACAGCACCTTGCCCGAAGCTCCCACGTAAAGAGGGCGCCGGCTGCCTGACTGGGTCTGGACGCGAATAGGCTCAAAAGACTCCCAGCGTGCAATGCAGACCGACTCCAGACCGTCGCGGATGCGCATCTGCACACTTTCGTTGCAGGCAATGCCGATTTGGCGCAGGTATTTCTTGCCCAGTCGTGCCAGACTGATCTGGCCTTCAGCCGCCACCCCCAGGTATAAGGCGTTGTAGCCCAGGCCATAGATGGGTGCCTGGTTATCGCGACAGACCAGGCCGTTCTTCTCCAGCGTATAAAGCATACGGAATGCCCGCGCCTTGGTCATCCCGGAGCGCAGCGACAACTCCGTCACTCCGAGGCCTGGGCACTGTGCCACCAACAGGAGCAAGCCCAATGTCTCCTCAACTGCATCGATCGTGTAATCAGTCATAGCTCAGATGTCTGGACAGGAATCCAGCGCTATGGTCCGGCGCGGCATACGCCGGCCAATGCCCCAGAAAAAAACCAATCCCGCACGCGAGATTGGCAAGGAGGAGACACCTCAATAACACGAAAGCCTCAGAAGCGATGCAGGATGCCCAGCGCCAGGGCGTTCTGCGACTTGTCCGCACCCGGTGCGCCATTGCTGGTCAGGCCAGGGCTGTACATGTCGGACGCCCGCATATTGGCCAGCATGGCGTACAACAGGCTGCGTTTGGACAGACTGTAGTCGGCACCCAGGACAAACGTGGTGAGCTTGCCCTTGTTGGAAGCACCCACGAAGTCATAACGCGAATAGATCACGCTGCCCTTGAAGAGCCAGTTGCCCATCTTGTAGTCGGCGCCGACGTCATAGATGTCAGCGCGAGAGTTGTTGATGCCGCCCGCAGTGAATGCCGCGGTACCGCTGGTGGCGGTCACGGTACGGACGAAGTTGGCCGCCGTACCGGACGATGCGTTGACCAGCGGCTGCTTGACCAGCGAGTAGGTGCCGCGCAAGGTCACGGGACCGATATCGTAGTTGGTGCCCAGCATCCATACCTTGGTGCAAGTGTCGCCCGCATTGCCCAACGTGGCCGTATTGCAGCCAGCGTTGCTGGCCGCGCCCTGGTCACTGCTGGTGTTGGTGGAGACCGAGCCGACGGTAGCCGCCTTCTTCGATTGCCAGTAGGCCAAGCCGATGCCGAACGGGCCGTTGTCGTAGTTGGCGCCCAGCCCCAGCGACTGACCGGTACTGTTGGAGCCAGCCGCCTCACCGAAGGCGTAGGTTAAGTTGGCCTGGAAGCCACCATAGTTAGGTGTGGTGTAGTAGATCATGTTGTTGGCACGTTCGCCGGTGGCACGATCCAGATTGTTGCCGTGTGCCTTGCCAGTAAAGGGCAACATGCGCGACGCAGTGGAATACTGGTTGGCGATGAAATCGGTGTAGTCCTTGCGGCGTCCCAACTGAACATCACCATAGTCGCCGCTCAGGCCCACCGTGGTGCGGCGACCGAAGGTCGCACCATTCTGTGCAGAGGCGCCGTTATCGAGCGTAAAGCCGCCTTCAATGACGAACTCAGCCTTGTTTCCGCCGCCCAGGTCCTCAGCGCCACGGAAACCAATACGCGACTGCGTGTACTGACCTGAATCGATGCCCACGCGGCTACCGGTGTTGGTGCCGGTGGTGGCAACTTTGTTCACGTAGCCAAGGCCGGCGGTGGCGACCCCGTAGATCTCCACCGAGCTTTGCGCATATGCAGTACCTACGATGCCCAGGCAGGCCAGTCCAATTGCGGATTTCTTCACATCACTCTCCCTTGATACCAGATTGTCGATAATAAATACATCACCCCATCGTATCACTCTGCAAACCAATGTCACGACAGGCGATATGTTAAACAGCCGCATCGACATCGTCAACGATGTTTCATTAAAAAATATCCTGTATTATTATGTGAAACAAGGACAGAGATTCAGGTGTGAAAAATGCGCCAGAAAGTGGCACCAACAGCGACTTCGCACCAAATGGAGACAGGTATGGCGTCATTCGCGGGTGAGAAGTCGGTTTCACTGAGCGAAAGAGCGCAGGAACGCTTCGATCTTCACGCCAATGAACGCGCGCCAGCCTATGCCAGCCGATTCAACCTGAATGCAAGGAAAACGGGATGCGACACGATATGCCGAAGAAAAGGCAGCAGCCCCGCGTGCTGGAGGCAGATGCGGCCAATGACGACGCCGAGGTGATGGAGGCCATCGCAGGGGGTAACCGCGCCGTATTCGAAAAATTATATAAACAGTATTTTCCGCGACTGACGTCTTTCCTGCGCCGGCTTACTGCCCACCCTCACCTCATCGACGAGATCATCAACGACACCATGTTGGTGGTGTGGCAGAAAGCCCATACCTACAATCAGACCTGCAAGGTGTCCACCTGGATCTTTGCGATCGCCTATCGCCAAGGACTGAAAGCGCTGCGAAACTTGCGGCAGGAGATCGAGATCGTGAGCGACGAGGACGATCCCTGCGATACGCCTGGACCGGAACAGCAGATGAGCCGTCTGCAAATGAGGAAAGTGCTGGAGAGCGCCCTATCCGAGCTGTCCACGGAGCAGCGCAGCGTCATCGCCCTGAGCTACTACCATGGCATGGCCTACGATGAGATCGCCCGAGCCATGAAATGCCCGATCAATACCATCAAGACCCGCATGTTTCATGCACGGCGCAAGCTCAAATCCCTGCTGTATGCCTATCAATGAACAAAAGGCATTTCAGGCAGAACAAGAGAAGAGCTCAGAGAATGACTTGACCCCTCGCGCCAGAAACCCGGCATGAAACAGAGACGAGCTCTCCTGTGATACTCAAGCCAGTGCGTCGACGTAACCGAGCAACCGGGAGAAACGGGCGGCGGCCTGAGTGATGATCTTGACATACTTGTCCAACTTCTCTTTGGGCACACGGCTAGAGGGTGCCGTCATGGACAGCGAGGCCACCACATGCCCCTGGGAATCCCGCACCGGAGCGGCAACGGCCACCATGTCCGCCGTTTTCTCGGAATGGGAGATACTGAATCCCTCGGCCAGAATCTTCTTGAGTTCCTTCTTGAGGTCAGTCTGCTTGACGATGGTGTTCGGGGTGAATTTCTCCAGCTTTCCCGA is a window from the Herbaspirillum rubrisubalbicans genome containing:
- a CDS encoding ABC transporter ATP-binding protein, with amino-acid sequence MALLEVRNLVTQFHTGAGVAKALDDVSFTLEKGKVLGIVGESGSGKSVTAFSLMNLIDAPGRISGGEIIFKGENLREASAKRWSQLRGDRIAMVFQDPMMSLNPVMRIGAQLGETIAIHRKASRKEIETRVCDALRRVGIPAPEERMRVYPHEMSGGMRQRVAIANAIINHPDLIIADEPTTALDVTIQAQILYEMKQLARESGTALIWITHDISVVKDLADDLCVMYAGRIIERGPVQQVIQQPLHPYTRGLIDSLPQAEYQGKRLYSIPGATPPLLRLPPGCAFAPRCSRAERACQTIPPVVAAGGREHRCFYPLSA
- a CDS encoding IclR family transcriptional regulator, which codes for MTDYTIDAVEETLGLLLLVAQCPGLGVTELSLRSGMTKARAFRMLYTLEKNGLVCRDNQAPIYGLGYNALYLGVAAEGQISLARLGKKYLRQIGIACNESVQMRIRDGLESVCIARWESFEPIRVQTQSGSRRPLYVGASGKVLLAYAPREIQDHVLRTERKRFTSATLVNRSSLKQAIAKVLQTGHAVSYGEMSADSVAIAAPVFNAKAEVMAALSVAGPASRIRDEDVAATAGMLREAARQLSMNLGYR
- a CDS encoding N-formylglutamate amidohydrolase; the encoded protein is MIKSVNQVYALQRPGVSEAQLPLVVDSPHSGTLYPFNSGIVAPADALQTTWDAFVDELWDYTPSVGGALLSARFPRAYIDPNRAPDDIDQDMLVQPWPDTVTPSAACSRGMGLIRRHALPGIPMYPGKLDIEEVQHRLRHYYQPYHTVLQALLDESVQRFGRVWHINCHSMKSVGNAMNVDNGAERPDIVVSDRKGISASSALTEWIASEFDRRGYRVRINTPYQGGYIVQHYGAPTQARHSIQIEIKRSVYMNEKRCEKHEGFDRLQHDLSSFLGSLAEHLTQEMNQESSAKRAP
- a CDS encoding ABC transporter permease, whose protein sequence is MMINDIETGVLAAQVEPTDGAARPVGDARASESPWRVLARRFFKSRIGTAAALLLALMVVAAVASPLIAPQDPYDLTKVSILEAERSPGTLSTDHTMRYVLGTDGAGRDMLSAILYGLRISLGIGVASALVALVLGTSLGLISAYFGGKVDALLMRIVDVQLSVPTILVALVLLAVLGQGVDKTLMALVLVQWAIFARNVRGAALVERGKDYIEAALGQGLPARRIMFRHVLPNCVAPLIVTTTNQMANAITLEATMSFLGIGLPQTKPSLGLLISNGFDYMLSNQYWISVFPGVALVLLVMAVSLVGDQLRLVLNPKLDV
- a CDS encoding ABC transporter substrate-binding protein, translated to MFKVVRKVFAAACIVVGLLGTVAQAAELKIGFKAEITSADPHVLNSANRNIWAHVYDSLVAQDHQLRPKPSLALSWRMINPTTWEFKLRPDVKFHDGQTMTAEDVKYSIERAMNLSGPRTFRSYLREVSAISVSGPLTVQVKTKHVSPTLPDNLGLIAILPKSLGEHVSEESFANGKSAIGTGPYRFGSWLHGQKLVLNKNPSYWGEKEPWDSVSFQFIPREPARAAALLSGSVDIINDITANMERSLRAFKLVSVTSYMLNYLALDQFRDISPFVRDVTGAPLKKNPMKDLKVRQAMMMAINRDGIIKYLMKDDATAAQQLVPKGFFGYDPELKLPGYDAAKARELLAQAGYPQGFQLTLHCPNNRYVNDARLCEAVAQQWSQVGIRTDVATMPYSVFQTRAFGSGANGEPEFSAFLVGNGAVTGDSLTGLVSIIHSYNAATSLGVSNYGRYSNKEVDALIERAAGTTDDAAREDLQRQASRLALTDVAIIPLQHLNAFWAMKQSLVLTPRADGFTMAMDIRQK
- a CDS encoding porin, which encodes MKKSAIGLACLGIVGTAYAQSSVEIYGVATAGLGYVNKVATTGTNTGSRVGIDSGQYTQSRIGFRGAEDLGGGNKAEFVIEGGFTLDNGASAQNGATFGRRTTVGLSGDYGDVQLGRRKDYTDFIANQYSTASRMLPFTGKAHGNNLDRATGERANNMIYYTTPNYGGFQANLTYAFGEAAGSNSTGQSLGLGANYDNGPFGIGLAYWQSKKAATVGSVSTNTSSDQGAASNAGCNTATLGNAGDTCTKVWMLGTNYDIGPVTLRGTYSLVKQPLVNASSGTAANFVRTVTATSGTAAFTAGGINNSRADIYDVGADYKMGNWLFKGSVIYSRYDFVGASNKGKLTTFVLGADYSLSKRSLLYAMLANMRASDMYSPGLTSNGAPGADKSQNALALGILHRF
- a CDS encoding serine hydrolase — its product is MQDLVARLNAICDEQPYVTAWYFKNLVTGEEADRDGHVAFPSGSTRKTSILMAVLRAINQGRLDLNAPILYEERLRKGVVSGTFKFLTPGFTISLRDALVQMIIVSDNVCTAMVMERISLDEVNEFCHSIGMRNTLHRNSVPRPDMPTDHKLDEVTTISACDQGLLYDLILKGSTDPEVAQRLGCTPQQCAFAIEVLSWQKLRTKMASLLPSDTKVAHKGGTGKRGRMDGGIVFRNDQPLFILTGYTDQVPWEMPDGLPGYVSAFNTLGRLARACWDGIGADR
- a CDS encoding ABC transporter ATP-binding protein, whose product is MTTMLTTNELSKSFSLKSSGLTRVMGKLGLTKPPAQRVYAVNEVSLSIERGEVLGLVGESGCGKSTVGRMIAGLLPATSGSLSFEGEDMTKPSLQTHLNIQMVFQNPYASLNPRQRIDQVISEAAVYHGLVERKNASAFVADLLKQVGLDPSYAGRYPHQFSGGQRQRIAIARALALDPKFIVCDEAVSALDVSVQAQILNLFMELRETKQLTYLFISHNLAVVEYIADRVAIMYLGRIVEIADKRSVFARPNHPYTQALMADAPRLDAKVVDHRPIQGELPSPLNPPAGCTFHPRCPRAMLRCSQERPMLRSIGDGHWSACHLNGA
- a CDS encoding ABC transporter permease, translating into MFEMLLRRALQSVLVIFVMSILAFVGINLVGNPIHLLVAPDAPLEEIQRATHALGLDLPMYQQYLRFVSNALHGDLGNSFVFNQPAIGLILERMPATFELAVAALLLSAVIGIPLGMWSGLRPGSRVHKLAMGFSVLGVTVPVFWLGLILILVFSVNLGWLPSGGRGPTTSLLGVQVSFLSWEGLKYIVLPACTLALHNIALVMRMTEAGTREVAVQEYVKFARAKGVGAVRLMMRHIAPNVMIPIVTVMGIEFGHLIAFSLITETIFAWPGMGKLIIDSVLQLDRPVVVAYLMVVLLLYVVINFVVDVLYLILDPRLRTKSA
- a CDS encoding RNA polymerase sigma factor produces the protein MRHDMPKKRQQPRVLEADAANDDAEVMEAIAGGNRAVFEKLYKQYFPRLTSFLRRLTAHPHLIDEIINDTMLVVWQKAHTYNQTCKVSTWIFAIAYRQGLKALRNLRQEIEIVSDEDDPCDTPGPEQQMSRLQMRKVLESALSELSTEQRSVIALSYYHGMAYDEIARAMKCPINTIKTRMFHARRKLKSLLYAYQ